From the genome of Danio rerio strain Tuebingen ecotype United States chromosome 2, GRCz12tu, whole genome shotgun sequence, one region includes:
- the LOC141377825 gene encoding uncharacterized protein translates to MNSSSFYGKRTRNSKRRALFENRETTPKTTPKKTAKKTKKRMVSKKAADALLSVINPQTTPPAVAKDRQPKKHCVIKALREQLAAGVLETEAMRKELNACKAALADLNNSHKELIQTHATTVLQLKEAQTAATEAQWTQDPMRTPVNRNEDMEQSEVTSAGLTPNSSCHPDLLFSPPTQEHIDMLMVQSHGRPDQYGCLLFRAVVPDQRYAEWASTTNWDGSRGKVALPVNLKQFIRDSVIKRFPNLTSADSKRIKDRVNEFLRSPRTSVSANRRLQY, encoded by the exons ATGAACAGCTCATCTTTTTACGGAAAGAGGACCAGGAACTCAAAAAGG AGGGCTTTGTTTGAGAACAGAGAGACAACACCTAAGACAACACCTAAGAAAACAGCAAAGAAGACGAAGAAGCGCATGGTCTCCAAAAAAGcg GCCGATGCGCTGTTAAGTGTGATCAACCCACAAACTACACCCCCGGCTGTGGCGAAGGATCGTCAGCCGAAGAAGCACTGCGTTATTAAGGCACTGAGAGAGCAGCTAGCGGCTGGTGTGCTAGAGACGGAGGCTATGCGAAAAGAGCTGAACGCCTGCAAAGCAGCCCTTGCAGACTTAAACAACAGTCACAAGGAACTGATTCAAACTCATGCAACCACTGTGCTTCAGCTGAAAGAAGCGCAAACAGCAGCAACGGAAGCTCAGTGGACACAAGACCCCATGCGTACACCCGTTAACCGGAATGAGGATATGGAGCAGTCCGAAGTCACCTCTGCTGGCCTGACTCCAAATTCAAGTTGCCATCCCGATTTACTGTTCTCCCCTCCCACTCAAGAGCACATTGACATGCTTATGGTTCAGAGTCATGGACGGCCAGATCAGTACGGTTGCTTGCTGTTTCGTGCAGTTGTGCCAGACCAGCGCTACGCGGAGTGGGCATCCACAACGAACTGGGATGGTTCGAGAGGCAAAGTTGCTTTGCCCGTGAACCTAAAACAGTTCATTAGAGACAGCGTGATTAAGAGATTCCCTAACCTGACCAGCGCTGACAGCAAACGCATAAAGGACAGAGTGAACGAATTTCTACGGTCCCCACGAACCTCTGTTAGCGCAAACCGACGTCTTCAGTATTAg